In Flavobacterium endoglycinae, one DNA window encodes the following:
- a CDS encoding RNA ligase — translation MNTTLLKEMISQNYVKVNKHPEHDLYIYNYTQTAQFERVWNEITITCRGLILDAQGNVVARPFPKFFNLGEMKNEILPDTSFEVYDKMDGSLGILYWINDKPFMASRGSFSSEQSDKANEMLHGKYKNTWSLLDKTKTYLFEIIYPENRIVLDYGASEELVLLAVIDTKSGEEFELENIGFPIVQKFDGIKDIHALSALNQNNKEGFVIKFANHFRVKIKFEEYLRLHRIITQISNLNIWEYLKNNQPFDEILEQVPDEFFNWVKQTKADLENEFKAIEDQCKLDFKILESRKETSFYFQTCKHPKVLFSMLDERDYSEIIWKKIRPKFEKPFNREEE, via the coding sequence ATGAATACAACATTATTAAAAGAGATGATTTCGCAGAATTATGTCAAGGTAAACAAGCATCCTGAACATGATTTGTATATTTATAACTACACTCAAACGGCTCAATTTGAAAGAGTGTGGAATGAAATTACAATAACCTGCCGCGGACTTATTCTAGATGCTCAGGGAAATGTTGTGGCAAGACCTTTTCCTAAGTTTTTCAATTTGGGTGAAATGAAAAATGAAATCCTTCCAGACACTTCTTTTGAAGTATACGATAAAATGGACGGTTCGCTTGGCATTTTGTATTGGATCAACGATAAACCTTTTATGGCAAGCCGTGGTTCATTTTCTAGCGAGCAGTCAGATAAAGCAAATGAAATGCTGCACGGAAAATATAAAAATACCTGGTCATTATTGGATAAAACCAAAACCTATTTATTTGAAATTATTTATCCTGAAAACCGAATCGTTTTAGATTACGGAGCATCAGAAGAATTGGTTTTATTGGCCGTTATCGATACAAAATCTGGAGAAGAATTTGAACTTGAAAACATTGGATTTCCAATAGTTCAAAAGTTTGATGGAATCAAAGATATTCATGCTTTATCAGCTTTAAATCAAAATAATAAAGAAGGATTTGTGATTAAGTTTGCCAATCATTTTCGGGTAAAAATAAAATTTGAAGAATACCTTCGTTTGCATCGAATTATTACTCAGATTTCCAATTTAAATATTTGGGAATATCTGAAAAACAATCAGCCATTTGATGAAATTTTAGAACAAGTTCCAGATGAATTTTTCAACTGGGTAAAGCAAACAAAAGCCGATTTAGAAAATGAATTTAAAGCAATCGAAGATCAATGTAAATTAGATTTTAAAATTCTGGAATCCCGTAAGGAAACCTCTTTTTATTTTCAAACTTGCAAACATCCCAAAGTGTTATTTTCAATGCTTGACGAAAGAGATTACTCAGAAATAATCTGGAAAAAAATTCGGCCAAAATTTGAAAAACCTTTTAATAGAGAAGAAGAATAA
- a CDS encoding HD domain-containing protein — protein sequence MILKKIYTDLLLNIGFSENEIQQNWTDLEKAYSKKSRHYHNLMHLEEMIESFETYRDRIQNPNEILFSIFYHDVVYSASKKDNELKSAEFALSILSEKHHLDKQFVFDAICATQLHAHNSNEDINWLIDFDLKILAKDWEDYKIYFEQIRKEYRIYPDFLYKPGRAKALKHFLEYEFIFQTEEFRGLYEEKARRNIEKEISYLERKK from the coding sequence ATGATTTTAAAAAAAATCTATACCGATTTACTTCTAAATATTGGCTTTTCAGAAAATGAAATTCAGCAAAACTGGACTGATTTAGAAAAAGCATATTCCAAGAAATCAAGACATTATCATAATCTGATGCACTTAGAAGAAATGATTGAGAGTTTTGAAACCTATCGCGATCGTATTCAAAATCCGAATGAAATATTATTTTCTATTTTTTATCATGATGTTGTGTATTCGGCTTCAAAAAAAGATAATGAATTAAAAAGTGCCGAGTTTGCTTTGTCTATTTTATCTGAAAAACACCATTTAGATAAGCAATTCGTGTTTGATGCCATCTGTGCAACACAGCTTCATGCACATAATTCAAATGAAGATATTAATTGGCTAATTGATTTTGATTTGAAAATTCTTGCCAAAGACTGGGAAGATTATAAAATCTATTTTGAGCAAATACGAAAAGAATACCGCATTTATCCTGATTTTCTCTATAAACCTGGGCGTGCAAAAGCATTGAAACATTTTCTTGAATATGAATTTATTTTTCAAACGGAGGAATTCAGAGGTTTATATGAAGAGAAAGCGAGACGAAATATTGAAAAAGAAATAAGTTATTTAGAAAGAAAAAAATAA
- a CDS encoding methyltransferase domain-containing protein, which produces MIIKIKSDNKCFLDILHKNPNTDQGLYLKELKNGILIGNVIAENEYHCLFLDGKHSYLPEEGNQIDFQSHCSPLLALNIMSEFFNHLYKENNTLAATVIPWLEKNYQAVDTEKCTIEVPTFFIDSNWYKNGKYLLSKYIDGIILVNKIGNNFELKIEGATVREAMQKFSLVSLFSHFTNKYAVYTFIDDHFIQKHITMFTNLTGIPYFVFYLFIKRIMRSPSQFEKFKPQLEAYFNNEVQFVFTDTHQSRKEFICSRINFEESVLDFGCGELQYYKQLHKKGFREEYYAYDEVDFKHIAYKIQESERTENLIWVESLEEIKDFEGQIVLSEVIEHNSLEEAKNILIWIRDNTKFTKLFVTTPDKDFNVNYELTEEFRHDDHDFELSNAEFVSLINEIFPNPKEFHGVGDCVKGVYPTSAVIIQKK; this is translated from the coding sequence ATGATTATAAAAATAAAATCAGATAATAAATGCTTTTTGGACATCCTTCATAAAAACCCCAATACAGATCAGGGACTTTATTTGAAGGAGTTGAAAAACGGAATTTTAATTGGAAATGTAATAGCCGAAAACGAATATCACTGTCTGTTTTTAGATGGTAAACACAGTTATCTGCCTGAAGAAGGAAATCAAATCGATTTTCAGAGTCATTGCAGTCCGTTATTGGCATTAAACATAATGAGCGAGTTTTTTAATCATCTGTATAAAGAAAACAACACTTTGGCAGCAACTGTGATTCCGTGGTTAGAGAAAAATTACCAAGCAGTAGATACAGAGAAATGTACAATAGAAGTTCCTACATTTTTTATTGATTCAAACTGGTACAAAAACGGAAAATATCTGTTATCAAAATATATTGACGGAATTATACTTGTCAATAAAATAGGAAACAATTTCGAACTAAAAATCGAAGGCGCTACAGTGAGAGAAGCGATGCAGAAATTCTCGTTGGTATCATTGTTTTCGCATTTTACAAACAAATATGCGGTGTACACTTTTATCGATGATCATTTCATTCAGAAACATATCACAATGTTTACCAATCTTACTGGAATTCCGTATTTCGTATTTTACCTTTTTATAAAAAGAATTATGCGTTCTCCAAGTCAGTTTGAGAAATTTAAACCTCAGTTAGAAGCCTATTTTAATAATGAAGTTCAGTTTGTATTTACAGATACACATCAGTCTAGAAAAGAATTTATTTGCAGTAGAATCAATTTTGAAGAATCTGTTTTAGACTTTGGCTGTGGCGAATTGCAATATTACAAACAGCTTCATAAAAAAGGATTTAGAGAAGAATATTATGCTTACGACGAAGTTGATTTTAAACATATTGCCTATAAAATTCAGGAATCAGAAAGAACAGAAAATCTAATCTGGGTAGAAAGCTTAGAAGAAATAAAAGACTTTGAAGGTCAGATTGTTTTAAGTGAAGTAATTGAACATAACTCATTGGAAGAAGCAAAAAACATCTTGATTTGGATAAGAGACAATACAAAGTTCACCAAACTTTTTGTTACAACGCCAGACAAAGACTTTAATGTAAATTATGAATTGACAGAAGAATTCAGACATGATGATCATGATTTCGAATTATCAAATGCAGAGTTCGTATCGCTTATAAATGAAATTTTTCCAAATCCTAAAGAATTTCACGGAGTGGGAGATTGTGTAAAAGGAGTTTATCCGACAAGTGCGGTAATCATTCAAAAAAAGTAG
- a CDS encoding helix-turn-helix transcriptional regulator has translation MSQNKNALIRYKTIDKCLQNKYRQWTLEDLIECCSQALEEYEGRKIPISKRTIQMDIQMMRSEKLGYNAPIVVYDKKYYKYEDEDFSITDIPLTETDMNVLTETVSMLKQFKDFSLFNDVSDILQRLEDKIYAEKSHTKPVIYLDKNEKLKGLHYLDEIYQAIIKKMVLIITYKSFKSREETKFHFHPFILKEFNNRWFLIGKKKASQPITNLALDRIISIDYDFNHPYLEEDFDADIYYKDVIGVTVNSGLKARRIELWVDASNAPYVLTKPLHTSQRIIKQNEDGSVIIHIYVIPNYEMERLLLGFGSCLEILRPEGLRNRMKKILQDAISRYNSEEPTEINT, from the coding sequence ATGTCACAAAACAAAAACGCCTTAATCCGCTATAAAACAATCGACAAATGTCTGCAAAATAAGTACAGACAATGGACACTTGAAGATTTAATCGAATGTTGTTCTCAGGCCTTAGAAGAATATGAGGGACGCAAAATTCCAATTAGTAAACGAACCATTCAAATGGACATTCAGATGATGCGAAGCGAAAAATTGGGATACAATGCTCCAATTGTAGTTTACGATAAAAAGTATTATAAATATGAAGACGAAGATTTTTCGATAACGGATATTCCGCTGACGGAAACCGACATGAATGTTTTAACCGAAACCGTTTCCATGTTGAAGCAGTTCAAAGATTTCTCTCTTTTTAACGATGTATCGGATATTTTACAACGATTAGAAGATAAAATCTACGCCGAAAAATCGCATACCAAACCCGTTATTTATTTGGATAAAAACGAAAAATTAAAAGGACTTCATTATCTGGACGAAATTTATCAGGCAATTATCAAAAAAATGGTTCTGATTATTACTTATAAATCTTTTAAATCGAGAGAAGAAACGAAATTCCATTTTCATCCTTTTATTTTGAAGGAGTTTAACAATCGTTGGTTTTTGATTGGAAAGAAAAAAGCATCACAGCCCATTACCAATTTAGCGTTGGACAGAATTATTTCAATTGATTACGATTTTAATCATCCTTATTTAGAAGAAGATTTTGATGCTGACATTTATTATAAAGATGTAATTGGCGTTACGGTCAATTCGGGTTTAAAAGCTAGACGTATTGAATTATGGGTCGATGCTTCGAATGCGCCTTATGTGCTTACCAAACCTTTACATACTTCTCAGCGCATAATTAAGCAAAATGAAGACGGAAGTGTTATTATACATATATATGTAATACCAAATTATGAAATGGAACGTCTACTATTAGGTTTCGGAAGCTGTTTGGAGATTTTAAGGCCAGAAGGTCTGAGAAATCGTATGAAAAAGATACTTCAGGACGCTATTTCTCGCTATAATTCAGAAGAACCAACTGAAATAAATACATAA
- a CDS encoding 3-hydroxyacyl-CoA dehydrogenase/enoyl-CoA hydratase family protein encodes MKRTIKKVAVIGSGIMGSGIACHFANIGVEVLLLDIVPRELTEAEAKKGLTLESKAVRNRVVNDHLANSLKSKPSPIYSQKFASRITTGNTTDDMAKIANVDWIIEVVVERLDVKKLVFEQIDKFRKPGTLVTSNTSGIPIHFMSEGRSEDFQQHFCGTHFFNPARYLKLFEIIPGPKTSTEVLDFLNEYGSKFLGKTSVVAKDTPAFIGNRIGIYGIQSLFHLVKEMGLTIEEVDKLTGPVIGRPKSATFRTVDVVGLDTLVHVANGIYENCPTDEQHELFKLPDFINKMMENNWLGSKTGQGFYKKVDKDILSLDLDTLEYRAAKKANFATLELTKTIDKPINRFKVLVKGTDKAGEFYRKSFAGMFAYVSNRIPEISDELYKIDDAMKAGFGWENGPFEIWDAIGVAKGIEIMKAEGLEPAAWVNEMLASGSESFYTVKEGATYFYNLPTKSQVKVPGQDSFIILNNIRESKKVWSNSGAIIQDLGDGILNLEFQSKMNTIGGDVLSAINKAIELAEKEHQGLVIGNQAANFSVGANIGMIFMMAVEQEYDELNMAIKLFQDTMMRVRYSSIPVIVAPHGMTFGGGCEMSLHADKVVAAAETYMGLVEFGVGVIPGGGGSKELTLRASDLFRKNDVELNVLQEYFLTIAMAKVSTSGYEAFDTGLLQHGKDIIVVNKDRQIAEAKKHALLMAEAGYTQPIRRNDIKVLGKQALGMFLVGTDQMEAGKYISEHDKKIANKLAYVMAGGDLSEATLVSEQYLLDIEREAFLSLCTERKTLERIQYMLTKGKPLRN; translated from the coding sequence ATGAAACGCACAATTAAAAAAGTTGCTGTAATTGGATCCGGAATTATGGGTTCGGGTATAGCTTGTCATTTTGCCAATATTGGTGTTGAAGTTTTACTGCTTGACATCGTTCCTCGCGAGTTGACAGAAGCTGAAGCTAAAAAAGGATTAACGCTTGAAAGCAAAGCCGTTCGCAACCGTGTGGTAAATGACCATTTGGCGAACTCATTAAAATCGAAACCCTCTCCTATTTACAGTCAGAAATTTGCAAGCCGAATTACTACTGGAAATACGACAGACGATATGGCAAAAATTGCTAATGTTGACTGGATTATCGAGGTGGTAGTAGAGCGTTTGGACGTTAAGAAATTAGTATTCGAACAAATCGACAAATTCCGCAAACCGGGAACTTTGGTTACTTCTAATACTTCTGGTATTCCAATTCACTTTATGAGCGAAGGAAGAAGCGAAGATTTCCAACAGCACTTCTGCGGAACGCACTTTTTTAACCCTGCACGTTACTTAAAATTATTTGAAATTATTCCTGGTCCAAAAACTTCTACTGAAGTATTGGATTTCTTAAACGAATATGGTTCTAAATTCTTAGGAAAAACTTCGGTTGTTGCCAAAGATACTCCTGCATTTATTGGAAACAGAATTGGTATTTACGGAATTCAGAGTTTATTCCATTTAGTTAAAGAAATGGGATTAACGATTGAAGAAGTGGATAAATTGACCGGACCAGTTATTGGCCGTCCAAAATCGGCTACTTTCCGTACAGTTGACGTTGTTGGTTTAGATACTTTGGTACACGTTGCCAACGGTATTTACGAAAACTGTCCAACTGACGAGCAACACGAATTGTTCAAACTTCCAGATTTCATCAACAAAATGATGGAAAATAATTGGTTAGGAAGCAAAACTGGACAAGGTTTCTACAAAAAAGTAGATAAAGATATTCTTTCTCTTGACTTAGATACATTAGAATACCGCGCTGCAAAAAAAGCAAATTTTGCCACTTTAGAATTAACTAAAACTATTGATAAACCTATTAATCGTTTTAAAGTTTTAGTAAAAGGAACAGACAAAGCGGGAGAATTCTACCGTAAGAGTTTCGCCGGAATGTTTGCTTATGTTTCCAACAGAATTCCTGAAATCTCAGACGAATTATACAAAATAGACGACGCTATGAAAGCTGGTTTTGGATGGGAAAATGGCCCATTCGAAATCTGGGATGCCATTGGTGTTGCAAAAGGAATCGAAATCATGAAAGCAGAAGGTTTAGAGCCTGCTGCATGGGTAAACGAAATGTTAGCTTCTGGAAGCGAGAGTTTCTATACTGTAAAAGAAGGTGCTACTTATTTCTATAACCTTCCAACAAAATCTCAGGTAAAAGTTCCTGGACAAGATTCTTTCATTATCCTAAACAACATTCGCGAAAGCAAAAAAGTTTGGAGCAATAGCGGAGCAATCATCCAAGATTTAGGAGACGGAATCTTAAACTTAGAATTCCAATCTAAAATGAATACGATTGGCGGTGACGTTCTTTCAGCGATTAATAAAGCAATTGAATTAGCTGAAAAAGAACATCAAGGTTTAGTTATTGGAAACCAAGCTGCGAATTTCTCTGTAGGAGCTAATATCGGAATGATTTTCATGATGGCAGTTGAGCAAGAATATGACGAATTGAATATGGCTATCAAATTGTTTCAAGACACTATGATGCGTGTTCGTTACTCTTCAATTCCAGTAATAGTTGCGCCTCACGGAATGACTTTTGGTGGTGGATGCGAAATGAGTTTACATGCTGATAAAGTGGTTGCTGCTGCAGAAACGTATATGGGATTAGTTGAATTTGGTGTTGGAGTTATTCCTGGCGGTGGTGGTTCTAAAGAATTGACTTTAAGAGCTTCAGATTTGTTCCGCAAAAATGATGTGGAATTGAACGTTCTGCAAGAGTATTTCTTAACAATCGCGATGGCAAAAGTTTCAACTTCTGGTTATGAAGCTTTTGATACAGGACTTTTACAACATGGTAAAGATATCATCGTAGTAAACAAAGACCGTCAGATTGCGGAAGCTAAGAAACATGCTTTGTTAATGGCAGAAGCGGGTTACACGCAGCCAATCAGAAGAAATGATATTAAAGTTTTAGGAAAACAAGCTTTAGGGATGTTCTTAGTGGGAACGGATCAAATGGAAGCTGGAAAATACATTTCTGAACACGACAAAAAAATCGCTAATAAACTAGCTTACGTAATGGCTGGTGGTGACTTATCTGAAGCAACTTTAGTATCTGAACAATATTTATTAGATATCGAACGTGAAGCTTTCTTGAGTTTATGTACAGAGCGTAAAACTTTAGAGAGAATTCAATACATGTTGACTAAAGGAAAACCACTTCGTAACTAG
- a CDS encoding MarR family winged helix-turn-helix transcriptional regulator, with protein MKDKTIDYILRATWQAVSRMYNEEAAKYDATMATGFALLSIDKEEGTPSTALGPRMGMEATSLTRTLKSMEDKGLIVRKKNPSDGRGVLIYLTEFGKEKRELSKNTVLKFNETVRKHVSDEKLKHFIEVSEIINELIQDKNIFNQTENTANE; from the coding sequence ATGAAAGACAAAACGATAGATTATATTTTGAGAGCAACATGGCAGGCTGTTTCAAGAATGTATAATGAAGAGGCGGCAAAATACGATGCTACAATGGCAACCGGATTTGCTCTGTTAAGTATTGACAAAGAAGAAGGAACTCCATCGACCGCTTTAGGGCCAAGAATGGGAATGGAAGCCACAAGCTTAACCAGAACTTTAAAATCTATGGAAGACAAAGGCTTGATTGTTCGCAAAAAAAACCCAAGCGACGGAAGAGGTGTTTTAATATACCTAACCGAATTTGGAAAAGAAAAAAGAGAATTATCTAAAAATACAGTTCTGAAGTTTAATGAAACCGTTAGAAAGCATGTATCAGACGAAAAGCTGAAACATTTTATCGAAGTTTCGGAAATTATCAACGAATTAATTCAGGACAAAAACATATTTAATCAAACAGAAAACACAGCAAACGAATAA
- a CDS encoding DNA ligase-like domain-containing protein, producing the protein MLDFRVRNRIDWFCENKINDFSPTISPAPKYKAKNEIESIETAIHYYMENGVTEFVVQKKYMGSYCTIYLKRNIEETYFVSRNGFKMDHIDTEQAIESLRDLHAKMLVDFPEFETLLIASELLPWKVLGGGLIEKEFTGYYDALQTQNLYLKESGLIEKIIKVKNDEAFTTYVSDKEKLSRKEFAAKHKTHIIRQYDALQAIRIPDLEKQQESLNVFKNQIDTFGIDGEIYFKPFTILKEVKISGEEILPNSNLTYELINNDPFLHLEINASNREEKLKEIYAFFEKLTEANEEGIMIKPVQNYIKGLPPCFKVRNNNYLTMIYGVNFHQDFDYYLDKRNVKRKLEQSINGWEINQKMLQIPYKDLGDENYLMRLLLLKRINNEEIEKTLDPRL; encoded by the coding sequence ATGTTAGACTTTAGAGTAAGAAATAGAATAGACTGGTTTTGTGAAAACAAAATCAATGATTTTTCGCCAACCATTTCGCCAGCACCAAAATACAAAGCAAAAAACGAAATAGAGAGTATCGAAACGGCGATTCATTATTATATGGAAAATGGTGTGACCGAATTTGTAGTTCAAAAGAAATACATGGGATCTTACTGTACCATTTATTTGAAGAGAAATATTGAAGAAACGTATTTTGTTTCCCGAAACGGTTTCAAAATGGATCATATCGATACTGAACAAGCCATTGAAAGTTTGAGAGATTTACATGCTAAAATGCTCGTAGATTTCCCTGAATTCGAAACCCTTTTAATTGCTTCTGAATTATTGCCTTGGAAAGTGCTTGGAGGAGGATTAATCGAAAAAGAATTCACAGGTTATTACGACGCTTTACAGACGCAAAATTTGTACTTGAAAGAATCTGGATTGATTGAAAAAATAATCAAGGTCAAAAATGACGAAGCGTTTACAACCTATGTTTCAGATAAAGAGAAGCTTTCTAGAAAAGAATTTGCTGCGAAACATAAAACGCACATTATACGTCAGTATGATGCTTTGCAGGCGATAAGAATTCCGGATTTAGAGAAACAGCAAGAATCATTGAATGTATTTAAAAATCAGATCGATACCTTTGGTATTGATGGTGAAATCTATTTTAAACCTTTTACAATCTTAAAAGAAGTAAAAATTTCTGGTGAAGAAATATTGCCAAACAGCAATTTGACTTACGAATTGATAAACAACGATCCGTTTTTGCATTTAGAAATTAATGCTTCAAACAGAGAAGAAAAGCTAAAAGAAATTTATGCCTTTTTTGAAAAACTTACCGAAGCAAACGAAGAAGGAATCATGATAAAACCGGTTCAGAATTACATTAAAGGTTTGCCACCCTGTTTTAAAGTCAGAAACAACAATTACCTGACGATGATTTATGGAGTGAATTTTCATCAGGATTTCGATTATTATTTAGATAAAAGAAACGTAAAAAGAAAATTAGAACAGTCTATAAACGGCTGGGAAATCAATCAGAAGATGCTTCAGATTCCGTATAAAGATTTAGGAGATGAAAATTATTTAAT